The following proteins are encoded in a genomic region of Phycisphaerales bacterium:
- the tgt gene encoding tRNA guanosine(34) transglycosylase Tgt → MRFEIKARSRACGARMGVVHTPHGSFDTPAFMPVGTKASVKGLLPELVRRTGSQIILGNTYHLMLRPGSDVVAHFGGLHRFMRWDGPILTDSGGYQVFSMSDINRITDDGVVFKSIIDGSMVDLTPERSMQVQNELGADIIMAFDDCPPSGPCEDASGAYAARLDIAMERTIAWLERCAASHARPDEQALFGIVQGGTDLDRRRRSVEQVCGIDLPGYAIGGVAVGEGTEEIRRIVEHTAPLLPADRPRYLMGVGYEWDLIMAVRAGVDMFDCVLPTRNGRNANAFTRRGPVRLRNAVHARDESPIEAGCDCPACGESFSRGYLRHLFLAEEMLGPILVSLHNIAHFQRLMADARQAVVDDDWARLTADWPVLGGADVALAEDA, encoded by the coding sequence CTGCGATTCGAGATCAAAGCCCGCTCACGCGCGTGCGGCGCCCGGATGGGCGTCGTGCACACGCCGCACGGCTCGTTCGACACGCCCGCGTTCATGCCCGTGGGCACCAAGGCGTCCGTCAAGGGCCTTCTGCCTGAACTCGTCAGGCGCACCGGCTCGCAGATCATCCTCGGCAACACCTACCACCTCATGCTGCGGCCCGGCAGCGACGTAGTCGCCCACTTCGGCGGCCTGCACCGCTTCATGCGCTGGGATGGACCGATCCTGACTGACAGCGGCGGCTATCAGGTCTTCTCGATGTCGGACATCAATCGCATCACCGACGACGGCGTGGTGTTCAAGTCGATCATCGACGGTTCAATGGTCGATCTCACGCCCGAGCGCTCGATGCAGGTGCAGAACGAACTCGGCGCCGACATCATCATGGCCTTTGATGATTGCCCGCCCAGCGGACCATGCGAAGACGCAAGCGGCGCTTACGCGGCGCGCCTTGATATCGCGATGGAGCGCACCATTGCCTGGCTGGAGCGGTGCGCCGCGAGCCACGCGCGCCCGGACGAACAGGCGCTCTTTGGAATTGTCCAGGGCGGCACCGATCTCGACCGCCGCCGGCGGAGCGTCGAGCAGGTGTGCGGCATCGACCTGCCCGGTTATGCGATCGGCGGCGTGGCGGTGGGCGAGGGCACGGAGGAGATCCGGCGCATCGTGGAGCACACGGCCCCCCTGCTGCCCGCTGACCGGCCTCGGTATCTCATGGGAGTCGGCTACGAGTGGGACCTCATCATGGCGGTGCGGGCGGGGGTTGACATGTTCGACTGCGTCCTGCCGACCCGCAACGGGCGCAACGCCAACGCCTTCACGCGGCGCGGGCCGGTTCGGCTGCGCAATGCGGTGCACGCGCGGGACGAATCGCCCATCGAGGCGGGCTGCGACTGCCCGGCCTGCGGCGAGAGTTTCAGCCGGGGGTACCTGCGGCATCTTTTCCTCGCCGAGGAGATGCTTGGTCCCATCCTCGTCAGCCTGCATAACATAGCCCACTTTCAACGGCTGATGGCAGACGCGCGCCAGGCCGTGGTGGATGATGACTGGGCCCGGCTGACGGCCGACTGGCCGGTGCTGGGCGGCGCGGACGTCGCCTTGGCCGAGGACGCCTGA
- a CDS encoding rhomboid family intramembrane serine protease yields MGIYDRQYVREDHGGGSPFPSGMAAMSGWSFNTWLIILNVAVFVLDALLAPAFAQNLLLGVNAATGEPVFQAMAPLAYFGHFSTTTALVHFQVWRFLTFQFLHASVLHIAFNMLALYVFGPMVEHYLGSRRYLAFYLLCGVAGAALYLLLNLAGLMIGRGLPLVLFNNPATPLVGASAGIFGVLFAAAYLRPNQVITLFLFFVLPISMRIKTLAIGLLVIAIFVLYTGGDNAGGQAGHIGGAALGALLIRHANWLNWALWLPLDGLKRRGHHAFGRYSGGAAGGREFFTGKPARRPGFFERRKQAKEQSELDEVDRILAKIANQGMGSLTEREKGILQRDTERKRGA; encoded by the coding sequence ATGGGCATCTACGACCGGCAATACGTGCGTGAAGACCACGGCGGGGGCAGCCCCTTTCCCTCCGGCATGGCGGCGATGTCGGGCTGGTCGTTTAACACCTGGCTCATCATCCTCAACGTCGCAGTATTCGTGCTCGATGCGCTGCTCGCGCCGGCGTTTGCCCAGAACCTGCTGCTGGGCGTCAATGCGGCAACGGGCGAGCCGGTGTTCCAGGCGATGGCGCCGCTGGCCTACTTCGGCCACTTCTCCACGACCACGGCGCTCGTTCACTTCCAGGTCTGGCGCTTTCTGACGTTTCAGTTTCTGCACGCCAGCGTGCTGCACATTGCCTTCAACATGCTGGCGCTGTACGTGTTCGGGCCGATGGTTGAGCACTACCTCGGCAGTCGGCGCTACCTCGCGTTCTACCTGCTGTGCGGGGTGGCGGGCGCGGCGTTGTACCTGCTGCTCAACCTGGCGGGGCTGATGATCGGGCGCGGCCTGCCGCTGGTGCTGTTCAATAACCCCGCCACGCCGCTGGTGGGAGCGTCTGCGGGGATCTTCGGCGTGCTCTTTGCCGCCGCGTACCTGCGACCCAACCAGGTCATCACGCTGTTTCTGTTTTTCGTCCTGCCCATCAGCATGCGCATCAAGACGCTGGCGATCGGGCTGCTCGTCATTGCCATCTTCGTCCTCTACACCGGCGGGGACAACGCGGGCGGCCAGGCGGGGCACATCGGCGGCGCCGCGCTTGGCGCGCTGCTCATCCGGCACGCGAACTGGCTCAACTGGGCGCTCTGGCTGCCGCTCGACGGTCTCAAGCGGCGCGGGCACCACGCCTTCGGCCGCTACTCGGGCGGAGCCGCCGGCGGGCGCGAGTTCTTCACCGGCAAGCCGGCCCGGCGGCCGGGCTTCTTCGAACGCCGCAAACAGGCGAAAGAACAGTCTGAACTCGACGAAGTCGATCGCATTCTCGCCAAGATCGCCAACCAGGGCATGGGCAGCCTCACCGAGCGAGAAAAGGGCATCCTCCAGCGCGACACCGAGCGCAAGCGAGGCGCGTAG